Proteins found in one Ctenopharyngodon idella isolate HZGC_01 chromosome 16, HZGC01, whole genome shotgun sequence genomic segment:
- the LOC127497138 gene encoding leukocyte elastase inhibitor-like isoform X16 produces MTRLVLVNAIYFKGNWEKKFPKDATRDGQFKMNKNQTKPVKMMYQESEFPLAFIPEMNSQVLELPYVGKNLSMLIILPNEMEDDTTGLQKLEKALTYEKLMEWTKPEVMHQKEVQVSLPKFKMEEKYDMKSLLISMGMEDVFDTQKVNLSGMSSNNDLVLSKVIHKAFVEVNEEGTEAAAATGTIMVTCCLRVPQVFNADHPFLFFIRHNPTKSILFYGRFCSP; encoded by the exons ATGACGAGACTGGTCTTGGTGAACGCCATCTACTTCAAGGGAAACTGGGAGAAGAAATTCCCAAAAGACGCCACTAGAGACGGGCAGTTTAAGATGAACAAG AATCAAACTAAACCAGTGAAAATGATGTATCAGGAGTCAGAGTTTCCTCTGGCCTTCATCCCAGAGATGAACAGTCAGGTTCTGGAGCTGCCATATGTCGGGAAGAATCTCAGTATGTTGATCATCCTTCCTAACGAGATGGAAGACGACACCACTGGCCTTCAGAAG CTTGAAAAGGCACTGACCTACGAGAAGCTCATGGAGTGGACCAAACCAGAAGTCATGCATCAAAAAGAAGTTCAAGTATCTCTGCCCAAATTCAAGATGGAGGAAAAATACGACATGAAGAGTCTTCTGATCAGCATGGGAATGGAGGATGTTTTTGACACGCAGAAGGTGAATCTTTCAGGCATGTCCTCCAATAACGACCTGGTGCTGTCGAAGGTGATTCATAAAGCCTTTGTTGAAGTAAACGAGGAAGGAACCGAAGCGGCTGCAGCCACCggcaccatcatggtgacatgTTGTTTGCGCGTCCCGCAAGTCTTCAACGCAGACCATCCATTCCTTTTCTTCATCCGACACAATCCAACCAAGAGCATTTTGTTTTATGGACGCTTCTGCTCTCCATGA
- the LOC127497138 gene encoding leukocyte elastase inhibitor-like isoform X11 — translation MSELNKPGVPYVLSVANRLYGEQSYQFVEKFLNDAKRYYEAGLEKVDFKTKSEAARVNINKWVEKKTQEKIKDLVPQGAVDAMTRLVLVNAIYFKGNWEKKFPKDATRDGQFKMNKNQTKPVKMMYQESEFPLAFIPEMNSQVLELPYVGKNLSMLIILPNEMEDDTTGLQKLEKALTYEKLMEWTKPEVMHQKEVQVSLPKFKMEEKYDMKSLLISMGMEDVFDTQKVNLSGMSSNNDLVLSKVIHKAFVEVNEEGTEAAAATGTIMVTCCLRVPQVFNADHPFLFFIRHNPTKSILFYGRFCSP, via the exons AAATTCCTCAATGACGCAAAAAGATACTATGAAGCCGGACTGGAGAAGGTGGACTTCAAGACCAAATCAGAGGCTGCTCGTGTCAACATCAACAAATGGGTGGAGAAAAAAACACAAG AGAAGATCAAGGACTTGGTGCCACAGGGAGCCGTTGATGCGATGACGAGACTGGTCTTGGTGAACGCCATCTACTTCAAGGGAAACTGGGAGAAGAAATTCCCAAAAGACGCCACTAGAGACGGGCAGTTTAAGATGAACAAG AATCAAACTAAACCAGTGAAAATGATGTATCAGGAGTCAGAGTTTCCTCTGGCCTTCATCCCAGAGATGAACAGTCAGGTTCTGGAGCTGCCATATGTCGGGAAGAATCTCAGTATGTTGATCATCCTTCCTAACGAGATGGAAGACGACACCACTGGCCTTCAGAAG CTTGAAAAGGCACTGACCTACGAGAAGCTCATGGAGTGGACCAAACCAGAAGTCATGCATCAAAAAGAAGTTCAAGTATCTCTGCCCAAATTCAAGATGGAGGAAAAATACGACATGAAGAGTCTTCTGATCAGCATGGGAATGGAGGATGTTTTTGACACGCAGAAGGTGAATCTTTCAGGCATGTCCTCCAATAACGACCTGGTGCTGTCGAAGGTGATTCATAAAGCCTTTGTTGAAGTAAACGAGGAAGGAACCGAAGCGGCTGCAGCCACCggcaccatcatggtgacatgTTGTTTGCGCGTCCCGCAAGTCTTCAACGCAGACCATCCATTCCTTTTCTTCATCCGACACAATCCAACCAAGAGCATTTTGTTTTATGGACGCTTCTGCTCTCCATGA
- the LOC127497138 gene encoding leukocyte elastase inhibitor-like isoform X7, with protein MEALSAANTQFSLNLFKKISGGNASGNVFYSPVSISSALAMVSLGARGNTAAQMSQVLGFNNPPKPDAATSGPHHSVDQIHSSFHKFMSELNKPGVPYVLSVANRLYGEQSYQFVEKFLNDAKRYYEAGLEKVDFKTKSEAARVNINKWVEKKTQEKIKDLVPQGAVDAMTRLVLVNAIYFKGNWEKKFPKDATRDGQFKMNKNQTKPVKMMYQESEFPLAFIPEMNSQVLELPYVGKNLSMLIILPNEMEDDTTGLQKLEKALTYEKLMEWTKPEVMHQKEVQVSLPKFKMEEKYDMKSLLISMGMEDVFDTQKVNLSGMSSNNDLVLSKVIHKAFVEVNEEGTEAAAATGTIMVTCCLRVPQVFNADHPFLFFIRHNPTKSILFYGRFCSP; from the exons ATGGAGGCTTTGTCAGCAGCAAACACTCAGTTCTCCCTCAACCTGTTCAAGAAGATCAGTGGAGGAAACGCATCAGGAAATGTGTTCTACTCTCCTGTCAGCATCTCCTCGGCTCTGGCCATGGTGTCGCTCGGTGCAAGAGGAAACACAGCAGCTCAGATGAGTCAG GTCCTGGGCTTTAACAATCCTCCCAAACCTGATGCAGCGACTTCAGGACCTCATCACTCAGTGGACCAAATTCATTCCAGCTTCCACAAGTTTATGAGTGAGCTGAACAAACCAGGAGTCCCGTATGTGTTGAGTGTTGCCAACCGCCTCTACGGAGAGCAATCCTACCAGTTTGTTGAG AAATTCCTCAATGACGCAAAAAGATACTATGAAGCCGGACTGGAGAAGGTGGACTTCAAGACCAAATCAGAGGCTGCTCGTGTCAACATCAACAAATGGGTGGAGAAAAAAACACAAG AGAAGATCAAGGACTTGGTGCCACAGGGAGCCGTTGATGCGATGACGAGACTGGTCTTGGTGAACGCCATCTACTTCAAGGGAAACTGGGAGAAGAAATTCCCAAAAGACGCCACTAGAGACGGGCAGTTTAAGATGAACAAG AATCAAACTAAACCAGTGAAAATGATGTATCAGGAGTCAGAGTTTCCTCTGGCCTTCATCCCAGAGATGAACAGTCAGGTTCTGGAGCTGCCATATGTCGGGAAGAATCTCAGTATGTTGATCATCCTTCCTAACGAGATGGAAGACGACACCACTGGCCTTCAGAAG CTTGAAAAGGCACTGACCTACGAGAAGCTCATGGAGTGGACCAAACCAGAAGTCATGCATCAAAAAGAAGTTCAAGTATCTCTGCCCAAATTCAAGATGGAGGAAAAATACGACATGAAGAGTCTTCTGATCAGCATGGGAATGGAGGATGTTTTTGACACGCAGAAGGTGAATCTTTCAGGCATGTCCTCCAATAACGACCTGGTGCTGTCGAAGGTGATTCATAAAGCCTTTGTTGAAGTAAACGAGGAAGGAACCGAAGCGGCTGCAGCCACCggcaccatcatggtgacatgTTGTTTGCGCGTCCCGCAAGTCTTCAACGCAGACCATCCATTCCTTTTCTTCATCCGACACAATCCAACCAAGAGCATTTTGTTTTATGGACGCTTCTGCTCTCCATGA
- the LOC127497138 gene encoding leukocyte elastase inhibitor-like isoform X12 has protein sequence MSELNKPGVPYLLSVANRLYGEQSYQFVEKFLNDAKRYYEAGLEKVDFKTKSEAARVNINKWVEKKTQEKIKDLVPQGAVDAMTRLVLVNAIYFKGNWEKKFPKDATRDGQFKMNKNQTKPVKMMYQESEFPLAFIPEMNSQVLELPYVGKNLSMLIILPNEMEDDTTGLQKLEKALTYEKLMEWTKPEVMHQKEVQVSLPKFKMEEKYDMKSLLISMGMEDVFDTQKVNLSGMSSNNDLVLSKVIHKAFVEVNEEGTEAAAATGTIMVTCCLRVPQVFNADHPFLFFIRHNPTKSILFYGRFCSP, from the exons AAATTCCTCAATGACGCAAAAAGATACTATGAAGCCGGACTGGAGAAGGTGGACTTCAAGACCAAATCAGAGGCTGCTCGTGTCAACATCAACAAATGGGTGGAGAAAAAAACACAAG AGAAGATCAAGGACTTGGTGCCACAGGGAGCCGTTGATGCGATGACGAGACTGGTCTTGGTGAACGCCATCTACTTCAAGGGAAACTGGGAGAAGAAATTCCCAAAAGACGCCACTAGAGACGGGCAGTTTAAGATGAACAAG AATCAAACTAAACCAGTGAAAATGATGTATCAGGAGTCAGAGTTTCCTCTGGCCTTCATCCCAGAGATGAACAGTCAGGTTCTGGAGCTGCCATATGTCGGGAAGAATCTCAGTATGTTGATCATCCTTCCTAACGAGATGGAAGACGACACCACTGGCCTTCAGAAG CTTGAAAAGGCACTGACCTACGAGAAGCTCATGGAGTGGACCAAACCAGAAGTCATGCATCAAAAAGAAGTTCAAGTATCTCTGCCCAAATTCAAGATGGAGGAAAAATACGACATGAAGAGTCTTCTGATCAGCATGGGAATGGAGGATGTTTTTGACACGCAGAAGGTGAATCTTTCAGGCATGTCCTCCAATAACGACCTGGTGCTGTCGAAGGTGATTCATAAAGCCTTTGTTGAAGTAAACGAGGAAGGAACCGAAGCGGCTGCAGCCACCggcaccatcatggtgacatgTTGTTTGCGCGTCCCGCAAGTCTTCAACGCAGACCATCCATTCCTTTTCTTCATCCGACACAATCCAACCAAGAGCATTTTGTTTTATGGACGCTTCTGCTCTCCATGA